A section of the Paenibacillus yonginensis genome encodes:
- a CDS encoding GntR family transcriptional regulator gives MGSRISRMNVTEEIYKIVKEDILTHKLPAGEKVNIDQLARTLEVSNIPIREALSRLQSEGYLHMVPFKGMFVNLMSLQQLNEIFEIRLQLEPLAAGKAALTIPDGKLAQLSSALDSIRTNETVRANDGLQMITEMNDSIHGTILEYCDNHSLRTLVNGYIEQTQRYLTFIELNLDVDDREVEWAEHHAILQELIRRNVNGASAAMFEHINQARQRANVHFRNTGG, from the coding sequence ATGGGAAGCAGGATCAGCCGGATGAACGTTACGGAAGAAATCTATAAAATCGTCAAAGAAGATATTTTAACACATAAGCTGCCTGCCGGTGAGAAAGTCAACATCGATCAGCTCGCGCGCACGCTGGAAGTCAGTAACATCCCGATTCGCGAAGCGTTATCCCGGCTGCAGTCGGAAGGTTATTTGCATATGGTCCCTTTCAAAGGGATGTTTGTTAATCTAATGAGCCTTCAGCAATTAAACGAAATATTTGAAATCCGATTACAGCTGGAGCCCCTTGCCGCCGGAAAAGCCGCGTTAACCATTCCTGATGGAAAGCTCGCCCAATTGAGCTCGGCCTTGGATTCCATTCGCACCAATGAAACTGTCCGGGCAAATGACGGTCTGCAGATGATCACGGAAATGAATGATTCCATTCACGGCACGATACTTGAATACTGCGATAATCACAGCCTGCGAACGTTGGTGAACGGTTATATTGAGCAGACTCAAAGATACCTCACGTTTATTGAATTAAATCTGGATGTAGACGACCGGGAAGTGGAATGGGCCGAACATCATGCTATTTTGCAGGAGCTAATCCGGCGGAACGTCAACGGGGCTTCAGCCGCAATGTTCGAACATATCAACCAAGCCAGGCAAAGGGCAAACGTCCATTTCAGGAATACAGGAGGCTAA
- a CDS encoding SDR family NAD(P)-dependent oxidoreductase, whose protein sequence is MQLQGKVAILTGAGSGIGETAAKLFADRGAHVVIADWNETQAVRVADEINRKLPPNGRALAVKTDVSSEQQVKRLVQQTIAAFGSIDILVNNAAVVLPKELEDISEDEWNRTVDVNLKSVFLMIKHCIPELRKHRGTIVNMASLNGLMGQRQNPVYSATKGAVIAMTKALALDYAQDGVRVNCICPAGVSTPLLEEWISRQPDPAETVQALQDMHPLGRSATPEEVAKAVLYLASDASAFITGVTLPVDGGASLGY, encoded by the coding sequence ATGCAGCTGCAGGGGAAAGTGGCGATTCTTACAGGCGCCGGCTCCGGAATCGGAGAAACGGCCGCCAAGTTATTTGCTGATCGTGGCGCCCATGTTGTTATAGCGGATTGGAATGAAACCCAAGCCGTCCGCGTCGCTGACGAGATCAATCGAAAGCTGCCGCCAAATGGCCGGGCCTTAGCGGTGAAGACGGATGTTTCTTCGGAGCAGCAGGTGAAACGGCTCGTCCAGCAAACCATTGCCGCTTTCGGCTCTATTGATATTTTGGTTAACAATGCGGCCGTCGTCCTTCCCAAGGAGCTTGAGGACATTTCCGAAGACGAATGGAACCGGACTGTAGACGTTAATTTGAAGAGCGTTTTTCTGATGATTAAACATTGCATACCTGAGCTTAGAAAACATAGAGGAACCATCGTGAACATGGCGTCGCTCAACGGATTGATGGGACAACGCCAAAATCCCGTTTATTCGGCAACAAAAGGCGCGGTCATAGCGATGACTAAAGCGCTTGCGCTGGACTACGCACAGGATGGCGTACGCGTAAACTGTATTTGTCCAGCCGGCGTGTCGACGCCGTTGTTGGAAGAATGGATCAGCCGGCAGCCGGATCCGGCGGAAACGGTTCAGGCGCTTCAGGATATGCACCCGCTGGGCAGAAGCGCAACCCCAGAAGAGGTTGCCAAAGCCGTGTTGTACCTGGCAAGCGATGCTTCCGCTTTCATAACAGGCGTAACCCTTCCCGTTGATGGGGGCGCATCTTTAGGATACTAA
- a CDS encoding mandelate racemase/muconate lactonizing enzyme family protein, with product MKITKVESFILHVPLNPPITDAINSPTHWGLPGVRIFTDEGIVGYGYTGTCAYGDKLITDTIDDYYAPVLMGKDPFQVKEIWDELRFGQMHWIGRAGVTHMALAAVDIALWDIMSKAANKPLWQYLGGHKSNGIKAYNTNGGWLNWTKERLLQDISSYVEEGFTGVKMKVGKPNTQEDYDRVKAVRELIGNEIILMIDVNQQWNINTAMTWGKKLEEFDLFWLEEPLNPDDILGHKKLADELNVPIALGEHVYHKYAFRDYIHNGAVEYVQVDCTRVGGITEWLQVAGLAAAYDLPVVPHVGDMGQIHQHLVGATQNAIMLEYIPWIRDIFVEPTTVKNGYYVLPEMPGASTEVIPQYFEKYRVK from the coding sequence ATGAAAATCACTAAAGTGGAAAGCTTTATTTTACATGTACCCTTAAATCCGCCGATCACAGATGCCATCAATTCACCGACCCACTGGGGGCTGCCGGGGGTTCGGATTTTTACGGATGAAGGCATCGTCGGTTACGGCTATACAGGCACATGTGCTTATGGTGACAAGCTCATTACGGATACGATCGATGACTATTACGCGCCGGTTCTGATGGGCAAAGATCCTTTTCAAGTCAAGGAAATCTGGGACGAACTGCGTTTTGGCCAGATGCATTGGATCGGTCGTGCAGGGGTTACCCATATGGCCCTTGCCGCCGTCGATATTGCCTTGTGGGATATCATGTCCAAAGCAGCCAACAAACCGCTGTGGCAGTATCTCGGCGGCCATAAATCCAATGGAATCAAAGCTTATAATACGAACGGCGGCTGGCTGAACTGGACAAAAGAAAGATTGCTGCAGGATATTAGCTCCTATGTGGAAGAAGGGTTTACAGGCGTCAAAATGAAGGTCGGAAAACCGAACACCCAAGAAGATTATGATCGGGTTAAAGCCGTCCGCGAGCTGATCGGCAATGAGATTATTCTCATGATTGACGTAAATCAGCAGTGGAATATCAATACGGCCATGACCTGGGGGAAGAAGCTGGAGGAGTTCGACCTGTTTTGGCTGGAGGAGCCGCTCAACCCCGACGACATTTTGGGGCATAAAAAGCTAGCCGACGAATTAAACGTTCCGATTGCGCTTGGCGAACATGTCTATCATAAATATGCCTTCCGGGATTACATCCATAACGGAGCGGTAGAATACGTGCAGGTCGACTGCACACGTGTCGGCGGCATTACGGAATGGCTCCAAGTAGCCGGCCTTGCAGCGGCTTATGACCTGCCCGTTGTTCCCCACGTGGGAGATATGGGCCAAATCCACCAGCATCTCGTCGGAGCTACACAAAATGCCATTATGCTGGAATACATTCCTTGGATCCGGGACATTTTTGTTGAACCTACAACGGTCAAAAACGGCTATTATGTCCTGCCGGAAATGCCGGGCGCGTCGACCGAGGTAATTCCGCAGTATTTTGAGAAATACCGGGTGAAATAA